In Candidatus Binatia bacterium, a single genomic region encodes these proteins:
- a CDS encoding cupredoxin domain-containing protein, producing MRNAWKGREARRVAVLLAMTLALAGGCSSKKEPKTVKAPPGNKDVPIQVTEHGFEPARIEVVKGSNATLVFTRITDRTCAKDIVINGNGAHLDLPLNQPVRIGLGTVNTNIPFACGMKMVTGEVVAVAQ from the coding sequence ATGAGGAATGCGTGGAAGGGGCGGGAGGCGCGCCGGGTGGCCGTCCTTCTCGCCATGACGCTGGCGCTGGCGGGCGGATGCTCGTCCAAGAAGGAGCCGAAGACGGTGAAGGCGCCGCCGGGGAACAAGGACGTGCCGATCCAGGTGACCGAGCACGGATTCGAGCCCGCGCGGATCGAAGTCGTGAAGGGATCCAACGCGACGCTGGTCTTCACGCGGATCACCGACCGCACCTGCGCCAAGGACATCGTGATCAACGGCAACGGCGCGCACCTCGACCTGCCGCTGAATCAGCCGGTGCGGATCGGCCTCGGCACGGTGAACACGAACATCCCGTTCGCGTGCGGGATGAAGATGGTCACCGGCGAGGTGGTCGCCGTCGCGCAGTAG
- a CDS encoding gamma-glutamyl-gamma-aminobutyrate hydrolase family protein, which translates to MAKPLIGITPNIRDTKNRGTEHVVLSQYVAMIAEAGAIPLIVPAVSTAAEAREVLARLDGLLMTGGKDIEAERYGQETRDRERLAHADRVASDFAYAAATLELERPTLGVCLGTQVMNVAGRGTLHQHLPEDLPGAAEHEDDDEGGSPDHDVVIEPGSRLRELLGVARARVNSYHHQAIASVAPGWRVGARAVDGVIEAIEREDRPFYLGVQWHPERMRGSEVTRRLAAALVDAARGAPARSSRTSSGSP; encoded by the coding sequence ATGGCCAAGCCGCTGATCGGCATCACGCCCAACATTCGCGACACGAAGAACCGCGGGACCGAGCACGTGGTGCTCTCCCAGTACGTCGCGATGATCGCCGAGGCGGGAGCGATCCCCCTCATCGTGCCGGCCGTCTCCACCGCCGCGGAGGCGCGCGAGGTGCTGGCGCGCCTCGACGGCCTCCTCATGACGGGCGGCAAGGACATCGAGGCGGAGCGGTACGGCCAGGAGACGCGCGATCGCGAGCGTCTGGCCCACGCCGACCGCGTCGCGTCCGATTTCGCCTACGCGGCGGCCACGCTGGAGCTGGAGCGCCCCACGCTGGGGGTCTGTCTGGGAACGCAGGTGATGAACGTGGCGGGGCGGGGCACCCTGCACCAGCATCTGCCCGAGGACCTGCCCGGCGCGGCGGAGCACGAGGACGACGATGAGGGAGGTTCTCCCGATCACGACGTCGTGATCGAGCCGGGAAGCCGCCTTCGCGAGCTCCTGGGCGTGGCGCGCGCGCGCGTGAACAGCTATCACCATCAGGCGATCGCGAGCGTGGCGCCGGGGTGGCGCGTCGGGGCGCGCGCCGTGGACGGCGTGATCGAGGCGATCGAGCGGGAGGACCGCCCCTTCTACCTCGGCGTCCAGTGGCACCCGGAGCGGATGCGCGGCTCCGAGGTCACGCGGCGGCTCGCCGCCGCGCTCGTGGACGCAGCGCGCGGGGCGCCCGCACGGTCCAGCCGTACTTCTTCCGGATCGCCATGA
- a CDS encoding CusA/CzcA family heavy metal efflux RND transporter, whose protein sequence is MIARCIAWCARNRGLTVALALVAALFGVRALRNTPLDAIPDLSDTQVIISTEWMGRSPDLVEDQITYPIVTALRSAPGVQYVRGLSMIGDSFVYVVFKDGVDVYWARSRVLEYLASLQGRLPEGVTPQLGPDATGVGWVFEYALVDTAGQNDLAQIRSFQDWYLRYWLQSVDGVAEVASVGGFVRQYQVDLDPRRLESYRLSLRDVDMAIRRSNKDVGGNVLEMSEHEYFVRGRGYIHSTRDLEQVVVKVGEDGVPVTVGQLGEVHLGPEPRRGIAELNGRGEVVGGIVIMRQKQNALRVIQGVKRRLEEVKGAFPPGIQLVVTYDRSTLIDNAVRTLRHELLQEMLIVSLVIVVFLFHFRSALIPILTLPIAVVLSFILMQAQGLTANIMSLGGIAVAIGAMVDASIIMVENVHKKLEAWEAGGKAGPRSEVIVRGLQEVGRPVFFALMVITVSFLPIFTLEATEGRLFKPLAYTKTYSMFFAALLAVTLTPALAAWFIRGRIRPERDHPISRRLVNAYAPVVRFSVRHRRWVVLGAVLLVLSTIPVYLRLGSEFMPPLNEGTILHMPTAPPGMSATEAGRVLQYMDQKLKEIPEVATVFGKIGRARTATDPAPMSMVETVVTLKPESQWRPGMTWEGLIADMDRRVRVPGMPNVWWMPIQTRNEMLATGVRSAVGVKVYGPDLATIERLAVQVERALQDVPGTRSAFAERIMGGLFLDFDIDRAEAARYGLTVEDVQDVIETAVGGMPVSQAVEGRERYPINVRYARGFREDPDALGRILVPTMTGEQVPLAQLAKLQFRTGPPMIQEEDGQLFGLVSVDVAGRPLAQYVHDAKEAVAKRVALPPRYRLDWSGQFKYYERAAARLMLVVPITLLLVFGLLWFNTRSVAESSLVMLAVPFSLVGAIWILWILGYHLSVAVWVGMIALAGLDAETGVVMLLYLKLAHREREARGALRDRADLAEAIVEGAAHRIRPKMMTVCAILFGLLPILFGQGSGADVMKRIAAPMAGGVITSFLLELVVYPAIYAGWKGRRLPERSTGPASSAAPQGDPR, encoded by the coding sequence GTGATCGCACGCTGCATCGCCTGGTGCGCTCGAAACCGGGGCCTCACCGTCGCCCTGGCCCTGGTCGCCGCCCTGTTCGGAGTCCGCGCCCTGCGGAACACGCCGCTCGACGCGATCCCCGATCTCTCGGACACGCAGGTCATCATCTCGACCGAGTGGATGGGGCGGAGCCCCGACCTGGTCGAGGACCAGATCACCTATCCCATCGTCACCGCCCTCCGCTCCGCGCCCGGCGTGCAGTACGTGCGCGGGCTCAGCATGATCGGCGACTCCTTCGTCTACGTCGTCTTCAAGGACGGCGTGGACGTCTACTGGGCGCGAAGTCGCGTGCTCGAGTATCTCGCCTCGCTGCAGGGGCGCCTTCCCGAGGGGGTGACGCCGCAGCTGGGGCCCGACGCGACCGGCGTGGGCTGGGTGTTCGAATACGCCCTCGTCGATACGGCCGGGCAGAACGACCTCGCGCAGATCCGCTCCTTCCAGGACTGGTACCTCCGCTACTGGCTCCAGAGCGTGGACGGAGTCGCCGAGGTGGCCTCGGTCGGCGGATTCGTCCGCCAGTACCAGGTGGATCTCGATCCGCGGCGGCTCGAGTCCTACCGACTCTCGCTCCGCGACGTGGACATGGCGATCCGCCGGTCGAACAAGGACGTCGGCGGCAACGTCCTCGAGATGTCCGAGCACGAGTACTTCGTGCGCGGCCGCGGCTACATCCACTCCACCCGGGACCTGGAGCAGGTCGTGGTCAAGGTCGGGGAGGACGGCGTGCCGGTGACCGTGGGGCAGCTGGGCGAGGTTCACCTCGGCCCCGAGCCCCGGCGGGGGATCGCGGAGCTGAACGGCAGGGGCGAGGTCGTGGGCGGCATCGTGATCATGCGGCAGAAGCAGAACGCGCTGCGCGTGATCCAGGGGGTGAAGCGCCGCCTAGAGGAGGTGAAGGGGGCGTTTCCGCCCGGCATCCAGCTCGTGGTCACCTATGACCGGTCGACCCTGATCGACAACGCCGTGCGAACGCTCCGGCACGAGCTGCTCCAGGAAATGCTGATCGTCAGCCTCGTGATCGTCGTCTTCCTGTTCCACTTCCGGAGCGCGCTCATCCCCATCCTCACCCTGCCGATTGCCGTGGTCCTCTCCTTCATCCTCATGCAGGCACAGGGGCTCACGGCGAACATCATGTCGCTGGGCGGGATCGCGGTGGCGATCGGGGCGATGGTGGACGCGTCGATCATCATGGTCGAGAACGTGCACAAGAAGCTCGAGGCGTGGGAGGCGGGCGGGAAGGCCGGGCCGCGCTCCGAGGTCATCGTCCGCGGGCTCCAGGAGGTCGGCCGTCCGGTCTTCTTCGCGCTCATGGTCATCACCGTCTCGTTCCTCCCGATCTTCACGCTCGAGGCGACCGAGGGGCGGCTGTTCAAGCCGCTCGCCTACACCAAGACCTACTCCATGTTCTTCGCGGCCCTTCTCGCGGTCACGCTCACCCCGGCGCTCGCCGCCTGGTTCATCCGGGGAAGGATCCGGCCGGAGCGCGACCACCCGATCAGCCGGCGCCTGGTGAACGCCTACGCGCCGGTCGTGCGCTTCTCGGTCCGCCATCGCCGCTGGGTCGTGCTGGGGGCCGTGCTTCTCGTCCTTTCGACCATCCCGGTCTACCTGCGGCTCGGGAGCGAGTTCATGCCGCCCCTGAACGAGGGGACCATTCTCCACATGCCCACCGCGCCCCCCGGCATGTCGGCCACCGAGGCGGGTCGCGTGCTGCAGTACATGGATCAGAAGCTCAAGGAGATCCCCGAGGTCGCGACGGTCTTCGGAAAGATCGGCCGCGCCAGGACCGCGACCGACCCCGCGCCGATGTCGATGGTCGAGACGGTGGTCACGCTGAAGCCCGAATCCCAGTGGCGGCCGGGGATGACCTGGGAGGGCCTCATCGCCGACATGGACCGCCGGGTCCGCGTGCCCGGCATGCCCAATGTCTGGTGGATGCCGATCCAGACGCGGAACGAGATGCTCGCGACGGGCGTCCGGAGCGCGGTCGGGGTCAAGGTCTACGGGCCCGACCTCGCCACGATCGAGCGGCTCGCCGTCCAGGTGGAGCGCGCGCTGCAGGACGTGCCCGGCACGCGGAGCGCCTTCGCCGAGCGGATCATGGGAGGGCTCTTCCTCGACTTCGACATCGACCGGGCGGAGGCCGCGCGGTACGGGCTGACGGTCGAGGACGTGCAGGACGTGATCGAAACCGCGGTCGGAGGGATGCCGGTCTCTCAGGCGGTGGAGGGGCGCGAGCGCTATCCCATCAACGTCCGGTACGCGCGCGGCTTCCGAGAGGACCCGGACGCGCTGGGCCGGATCCTGGTGCCCACGATGACGGGGGAGCAGGTCCCGCTGGCCCAGCTGGCGAAGCTCCAGTTCCGCACCGGTCCCCCCATGATCCAGGAGGAGGACGGTCAGCTGTTCGGACTCGTCTCGGTGGACGTCGCGGGCCGGCCGCTCGCGCAGTACGTGCACGACGCGAAGGAGGCCGTCGCGAAGCGCGTGGCCCTGCCTCCGCGCTACCGGCTCGACTGGTCGGGACAGTTCAAGTACTACGAGCGCGCCGCCGCGCGGCTCATGCTGGTGGTCCCGATCACGCTCCTCCTCGTCTTCGGGCTGCTCTGGTTCAACACGCGCTCGGTCGCCGAGTCCTCCCTCGTCATGCTCGCCGTCCCCTTCTCGCTGGTCGGCGCGATCTGGATCCTCTGGATCCTGGGCTACCACCTGAGCGTGGCCGTCTGGGTGGGGATGATCGCGCTCGCGGGGCTCGACGCGGAGACCGGCGTGGTGATGCTGCTCTACCTGAAGCTCGCGCATCGCGAGCGGGAAGCGCGCGGGGCGCTCCGCGATCGCGCGGACCTGGCCGAGGCCATCGTCGAGGGCGCCGCGCATCGCATCCGCCCGAAGATGATGACCGTCTGCGCCATCCTCTTCGGCCTCCTCCCGATCCTCTTCGGACAGGGAAGCGGGGCCGACGTCATGAAGCGCATCGCCGCCCCGATGGCCGGGGGGGTGATCACGTCGTTCCTTCTCGAGCTGGTCGTCTATCCCGCGATCTACGCGGGGTGGAAGGGCCGCCGCCTGCCGGAGCGTTCGACCGGTCCGGCTTCATCCGCAGCACCCCAAGGAGATCCACGATGA
- a CDS encoding D-2-hydroxyacid dehydrogenase, giving the protein MIALQSAPAWTIPDQAVEALRRDFPSVRVENARDDAAIEAAIERAEILFCWGLGDAVFARARSLRWLHAPAAGVGAYLTPSIRAQAPRITNSRGVHAIPIAEHVMGMLLSLARDLPRAARQQATGAMDRESWFSLPEVPRELAGRTLGLYGYGAIARETARRALAFGMRVVALKRDPAPRTWDPGLLDTIGLPREEPALAAVYGPGDFDRFLEESDAIVISAALTEETEGRFDARALARMRPGSWLVNIARGKIVREADLVEALRAGRPAAAALDVFEREPLPPESPLYTLNNVILTPHVSGLSTGYWPRSMALFRANLGRWLDGRPLWNEVDPARGY; this is encoded by the coding sequence TTGATCGCGCTGCAGAGCGCCCCGGCCTGGACCATTCCCGACCAGGCCGTGGAGGCGCTCCGCCGCGACTTCCCCTCGGTGCGCGTGGAGAACGCGCGGGATGACGCCGCGATCGAGGCGGCCATCGAGCGCGCGGAGATCCTCTTCTGCTGGGGCCTCGGGGACGCGGTCTTCGCGCGCGCCCGATCGCTCCGCTGGCTGCATGCGCCCGCCGCCGGCGTCGGCGCCTACCTCACCCCCTCGATCCGCGCCCAGGCGCCCCGCATCACCAACTCCCGCGGCGTGCACGCGATCCCGATCGCCGAGCACGTCATGGGGATGCTGCTCTCCCTGGCGCGCGACCTGCCGCGCGCCGCGCGCCAGCAGGCCACCGGGGCGATGGACCGCGAGAGCTGGTTCTCGCTCCCCGAGGTGCCGCGGGAGCTGGCGGGCCGCACCCTGGGCCTCTACGGCTACGGGGCGATCGCGCGCGAGACGGCGCGCCGCGCGCTCGCGTTCGGGATGCGGGTCGTGGCGCTGAAGCGGGATCCCGCGCCCCGGACGTGGGATCCCGGCCTCCTCGACACGATCGGCCTCCCGCGGGAGGAGCCGGCGCTCGCCGCCGTGTACGGCCCCGGAGACTTCGACCGCTTCCTCGAGGAGTCGGACGCGATCGTGATCTCCGCGGCGCTCACCGAGGAGACCGAGGGGCGCTTCGACGCGCGCGCGCTCGCGCGCATGCGGCCCGGGTCCTGGCTGGTGAACATCGCGCGGGGGAAGATCGTCCGCGAGGCGGACCTGGTGGAGGCGCTCCGGGCCGGCCGCCCCGCGGCCGCCGCGCTCGACGTGTTCGAGCGCGAGCCCTTGCCGCCGGAGAGCCCTCTTTATACGCTGAACAACGTGATCCTGACGCCGCACGTGTCCGGCCTCTCGACCGGCTACTGGCCGCGCTCGATGGCCCTCTTCCGGGCGAACCTCGGACGCTGGCTGGACGGAAGGCCGCTCTGGAACGAAGTGGATCCGGCACGAGGATATTGA
- a CDS encoding DUF885 domain-containing protein: MIRRSFVPSLAALLLLLAAPLSGARAEATTAAKPHKAARPGTPGAEQVRFEKLLEQSMRERFAANPSYATYMGVHDFDTRLENTSKAAIDAEAASMHRALAALATIDRAKLDADARIDYDLFASDLNGRLFRMTELRDWEKDPGTYGYGWGIGNLIARNFAPPKTRLRAVIARLRQVPRQLDNGRANVKNPPELLARFSAEDLEGLVAYLDTDVPRAFASVKDAALWKEYDAAKLDAQKATRAYVKWIRDELIPNAHGSYVLGEDAFRKRLHYEEMIDVPIDSLLSIGMRELYRLEARYEDAAGRVAPGAPVEMVEGMMRSDHPSKDKLLDEVRALLNDIRDYCIESNFIPIPAGVPLTVRATPVYEASRSFASFDGPGPLETKARDSYYNISLPAAGWDSARVEQHLQAYSRWTLASVSIHECYPGHYVHSLYMREAPTYARKTMGCSSFAEGWGLYTEEALFDHGYARGDAMKEFGMLRWALVRSCRLQVGIRVHTRGMTMDEATQFFMDHAHMERANAQQEAYRAAFDPLYVVYTIGAMQIRKLRDDVRAKEGASFDLAHFHERILSEGSLPVALLRRILLNDEGPSL; the protein is encoded by the coding sequence ATGATCCGCCGTTCGTTCGTCCCGTCCCTCGCGGCCCTGCTCCTTCTCCTTGCCGCGCCGCTCTCCGGCGCGCGCGCCGAGGCCACCACGGCTGCCAAGCCCCACAAGGCAGCCAGGCCCGGAACACCTGGCGCCGAGCAGGTCCGCTTCGAGAAGCTCCTCGAGCAGTCGATGCGGGAGCGGTTCGCCGCCAATCCCTCGTACGCCACGTACATGGGCGTCCACGACTTCGACACGCGGCTCGAGAACACGTCGAAAGCCGCGATCGACGCCGAGGCGGCCTCGATGCACCGCGCGCTCGCCGCCCTCGCGACGATCGACAGGGCGAAGCTCGACGCCGACGCGCGGATCGACTACGACCTCTTCGCCAGCGATCTCAACGGCCGCCTCTTCCGGATGACCGAGCTTCGCGACTGGGAGAAGGATCCGGGCACCTACGGCTACGGCTGGGGGATCGGGAATCTGATCGCGCGGAACTTCGCGCCTCCCAAGACGCGCCTCCGGGCGGTGATCGCGCGGCTCCGCCAGGTCCCGCGGCAGCTGGACAACGGCCGCGCCAACGTGAAGAACCCCCCCGAGCTGCTCGCGCGCTTCTCCGCGGAGGACCTCGAGGGGCTGGTGGCCTACCTCGACACCGACGTGCCCCGCGCGTTCGCCTCGGTGAAGGACGCCGCGCTCTGGAAGGAATACGACGCGGCCAAGCTCGACGCCCAGAAAGCGACGCGCGCCTACGTGAAGTGGATCCGCGACGAGCTGATCCCGAACGCGCACGGCAGCTACGTGCTCGGCGAGGACGCGTTCCGGAAGCGGCTCCACTACGAAGAGATGATCGACGTGCCGATCGATTCGCTCCTTTCCATCGGCATGCGCGAGCTCTACCGCCTGGAGGCGCGGTACGAGGACGCGGCCGGGCGCGTGGCGCCGGGCGCGCCGGTCGAGATGGTCGAGGGGATGATGCGCAGCGACCACCCCTCCAAGGACAAGCTGCTCGACGAGGTTCGCGCGCTGCTCAACGACATCCGCGACTACTGCATCGAATCGAACTTCATCCCGATCCCCGCCGGCGTGCCGCTCACGGTGCGCGCGACGCCGGTGTACGAAGCGAGCCGCTCCTTCGCCTCGTTCGACGGGCCCGGCCCCCTCGAGACGAAGGCGCGCGACTCCTACTACAACATCTCCCTTCCGGCCGCCGGCTGGGATTCGGCGCGCGTCGAGCAGCATCTCCAGGCCTACAGCCGGTGGACCCTCGCCTCGGTCTCGATCCACGAGTGCTACCCCGGCCACTACGTGCACTCGCTCTACATGCGGGAGGCGCCGACCTACGCGCGAAAGACGATGGGGTGCAGCTCCTTCGCCGAGGGATGGGGCCTCTATACCGAAGAGGCGCTGTTCGATCACGGCTACGCCCGCGGCGACGCCATGAAGGAGTTCGGCATGCTCCGCTGGGCGCTGGTCCGGTCCTGCCGGCTCCAGGTCGGGATCCGCGTCCACACGCGCGGCATGACGATGGACGAGGCGACGCAGTTCTTCATGGACCACGCGCACATGGAGCGCGCGAACGCCCAGCAGGAGGCCTATCGCGCCGCCTTCGATCCGCTCTACGTCGTCTACACGATCGGCGCCATGCAGATCCGAAAGCTCCGCGACGACGTCCGCGCCAAGGAGGGCGCCTCGTTCGATCTCGCCCACTTCCACGAGCGGATCCTCTCCGAGGGATCGCTGCCGGTCGCGCTGCTCCGGCGCATCCTCCTGAACGACGAAGGGCCCTCGCTATAG
- a CDS encoding sulfite exporter TauE/SafE family protein, with the protein MIRHPLLLTASLGAAAGALGGMMGVGGGILLVPLLVHVMREPQHEAQAVSLAFIIATAAVAVVPYLARERLDLGLAALLAAGALPGVVAGARTAARMSALWLRRAFGIAVLATAIRILVAPPIPLGAAMPWPWPFEVGLGLGVGFLAGLLGIGGGTILVPVLTLVQRMPQHAAQGLSLLLIVPVGLVGVVTYARGGKLPAKLLPGLLAGGALGGLVGAVLAQGIGGRSLARMFAVFLVVVSMQMIFSRPRPRTRASGDPISGGPS; encoded by the coding sequence ATGATACGGCATCCGCTGTTGCTGACGGCTTCGCTCGGCGCGGCCGCCGGCGCCCTGGGCGGGATGATGGGCGTGGGAGGAGGCATCCTCCTGGTGCCGCTTTTGGTCCACGTGATGCGCGAGCCGCAGCACGAGGCGCAGGCGGTCTCGCTCGCGTTCATCATCGCGACCGCGGCGGTCGCGGTCGTTCCGTACCTGGCGCGCGAGCGGCTGGACCTGGGCCTGGCGGCGCTCCTCGCCGCGGGAGCGCTCCCCGGCGTCGTGGCCGGCGCGCGCACGGCCGCGCGGATGAGCGCGCTCTGGCTGCGCCGCGCGTTCGGGATCGCCGTCCTCGCGACCGCGATCCGGATCCTCGTGGCGCCGCCGATTCCTTTGGGAGCGGCGATGCCCTGGCCGTGGCCGTTCGAGGTGGGACTGGGGCTGGGCGTCGGGTTCCTGGCCGGACTCCTCGGAATCGGCGGAGGGACGATCCTGGTCCCCGTGCTCACCCTGGTGCAGCGGATGCCGCAGCACGCCGCCCAGGGACTCTCGCTCCTCCTGATCGTGCCCGTGGGGCTGGTCGGCGTGGTCACCTACGCGCGCGGGGGGAAGCTGCCGGCGAAGCTCCTTCCGGGGCTTCTGGCCGGCGGAGCGCTCGGCGGGCTGGTCGGCGCGGTGCTGGCACAGGGCATCGGGGGGCGCTCGCTCGCGCGGATGTTCGCGGTGTTCCTGGTCGTCGTCTCGATGCAGATGATCTTCAGCAGGCCCCGGCCGCGGACGCGCGCCTCGGGCGACCCCATTTCCGGAGGCCCGTCATGA
- a CDS encoding c-type cytochrome: protein MRRAVTLLVIAAAAVGIGAALSIFRPHLPAAERGRRLAESMGCFGCHGPGGTRGAMNPGRTDKTVPNFEGDVMMFASGAAEIHEWIHDGVTARRQQSATWRAQRESGILKMPAFRGNVSEDRIADLVAYVMAMSGSPSPEDSIAARGLERADSLGCTGCHGAGGRLARANPGSLKGYVPSWDGADFPDLVRSRDEFKDWVEDGVSDRFEHDALAQFFLRRAVLKMPAFEKHLQPGDVDALWAYVQWLRSAEGSPLAHGTHEASR from the coding sequence ATGAGACGTGCCGTGACCCTGCTCGTGATCGCCGCCGCCGCCGTGGGAATCGGCGCGGCGCTCTCCATCTTCCGCCCCCACCTGCCGGCCGCCGAGCGCGGCCGGCGTCTCGCCGAGTCGATGGGCTGCTTCGGCTGCCACGGTCCCGGCGGCACGCGCGGCGCGATGAACCCGGGCCGCACCGACAAGACCGTTCCCAATTTCGAGGGGGACGTGATGATGTTCGCCTCGGGCGCCGCCGAGATTCACGAGTGGATCCATGACGGCGTCACGGCCAGGCGGCAGCAGAGCGCCACATGGCGCGCCCAGCGCGAGAGCGGCATCCTCAAGATGCCCGCGTTCCGGGGGAACGTGTCCGAGGACCGGATAGCCGACTTGGTCGCCTACGTCATGGCCATGTCCGGGAGCCCCTCGCCCGAGGACTCGATCGCGGCGCGCGGCCTGGAGCGCGCCGACAGCCTGGGCTGCACCGGCTGCCATGGCGCCGGGGGCCGGCTGGCGCGCGCCAATCCGGGATCGCTCAAGGGCTACGTCCCCTCGTGGGACGGGGCCGACTTCCCCGACCTGGTTCGGAGCCGCGACGAATTCAAGGACTGGGTCGAGGACGGAGTCAGCGACCGGTTCGAGCACGACGCGCTCGCGCAATTCTTCCTTCGCCGCGCCGTCCTCAAGATGCCGGCCTTCGAGAAGCACCTCCAGCCGGGCGACGTGGATGCGCTCTGGGCCTACGTTCAGTGGCTGCGGTCCGCCGAGGGCAGTCCCCTGGCCCACGGGACCCACGAAGCGTCGCGATGA
- a CDS encoding DinB family protein translates to MTRSQRRIRITPEIVAYVRKTEAYRAGRDPIRLMRGHAGRLERAVGGLTTAQLRRRPAPGKWSIADILGHLLDTEVVYGYRYRMALCESGSPIQGYDQAGWAKTFRGRRVSTAALLRRIRQLREVNLELVTGVPRSWWTRYGMHSERGKETVRRTLELIAGHDLNHLDQIMAIRKKYGWTVRAPRALRPRARRRAAA, encoded by the coding sequence GTGACGCGTTCCCAACGTCGCATCCGAATCACGCCCGAGATCGTCGCCTACGTTCGGAAAACCGAAGCCTACCGCGCCGGCCGGGATCCCATCCGGCTGATGCGGGGACACGCCGGCCGCCTGGAACGCGCGGTCGGCGGACTCACGACCGCTCAGCTTCGGCGCCGGCCGGCTCCGGGGAAATGGTCGATCGCGGACATCCTGGGGCACCTCCTCGACACCGAGGTGGTCTACGGCTACCGCTACCGGATGGCGCTCTGTGAATCGGGCTCGCCGATCCAGGGCTACGACCAGGCCGGATGGGCGAAGACGTTCCGCGGACGGCGCGTGAGCACGGCGGCGCTGCTCCGCCGGATCCGGCAGCTGCGCGAAGTGAACCTCGAGCTCGTGACGGGGGTGCCGCGGAGCTGGTGGACGCGGTACGGGATGCATTCCGAGCGGGGGAAGGAGACGGTGCGGCGAACGCTGGAGCTGATCGCGGGGCACGACCTGAACCACCTGGATCAGATCATGGCGATCCGGAAGAAGTACGGCTGGACCGTGCGGGCGCCCCGCGCGCTGCGTCCACGAGCGCGGCGGCGAGCCGCCGCGTGA
- a CDS encoding cupredoxin domain-containing protein, whose amino-acid sequence MKRILLAALVLAVLVVVAGGCQRSSQAAPQTVKVSVTDAGFVPSELKVKNGVPVVLLVTRTTDETCAKEIVIPDQHIRRALPLNQPVAITFTPEKRGAIKYACGMEMVSGTLRVQ is encoded by the coding sequence ATGAAACGCATCCTGCTCGCCGCCCTCGTCCTCGCCGTGCTCGTCGTCGTCGCGGGCGGCTGTCAGCGCTCCTCGCAAGCCGCGCCGCAGACCGTGAAGGTCTCGGTGACCGACGCCGGATTCGTCCCGTCCGAGCTCAAGGTCAAGAACGGCGTTCCGGTCGTCCTGCTCGTGACGCGCACCACGGACGAGACGTGCGCCAAGGAGATCGTCATTCCCGACCAGCACATCCGGCGTGCGCTTCCGCTGAATCAGCCGGTCGCGATCACCTTCACGCCGGAGAAGAGGGGAGCCATCAAGTACGCGTGCGGGATGGAGATGGTGTCCGGCACGCTGCGGGTTCAGTGA